In Methylomonas sp. ZR1, one DNA window encodes the following:
- a CDS encoding DUF4331 domain-containing protein, giving the protein MKDLHHYSRWPLTMFASALLLMGGIPSVEAANHREAPLTALDAKADITDWYAFVSYNDPSKVTMILNVDPLLEPSNGPNYFPFDPEILYEMKVDNNFDADEDITLQFRFKTENRLPGVFTGFVGAGTGIVAPANSPNPIAAGTLIVPPAITALDGPGSEGLGLRQSYTVTLIKGKGANRQVIDLTNQQKLYAVPSNVGPRTMPNYQNLASQGIYDLGGGVSVFAGTVDDPFYIDLGATFDTFNFRAGASGVGVPGVFAENQNDAENQNFASDDVAGYNVNSIAIELPIAMLTQDGKQHTAGEALAVIGTYATTSRPRTKAYADRPGGKPKLANAYVQIQRMGNPLVNEVLIGTGDKDRFSMSEPKDDASFAGYVLDPLLARVVNAAYGGAVPIPAPPRVNPANPSFDLGPLVFYAAPICPGCSPSQRGPVADLLRLNTGIGPAPVSARKRMAFLAGDSAGFPNGRRVSDDVTDIAAQAVVGVLNPAFNSFPNNRVADGVNTNDRTYQEVFPYVAFANSGRQSRHVDPGESGCFDAVSLAMGSCPNN; this is encoded by the coding sequence ATGAAAGACTTACATCACTACAGCCGTTGGCCGCTGACCATGTTCGCCAGCGCTTTATTATTGATGGGCGGCATACCGTCCGTTGAGGCCGCCAATCATCGCGAAGCGCCGTTAACAGCGTTGGATGCCAAGGCCGACATCACCGATTGGTACGCCTTTGTCAGTTACAACGATCCCAGTAAAGTGACCATGATTCTAAATGTCGATCCCTTGCTGGAACCCAGCAACGGCCCGAATTATTTTCCGTTCGATCCGGAAATTTTGTATGAAATGAAAGTGGATAACAATTTCGACGCCGACGAAGACATTACCCTCCAGTTCAGATTTAAAACCGAAAACCGCTTGCCTGGCGTGTTTACCGGTTTTGTCGGTGCCGGCACGGGTATTGTCGCCCCGGCCAATTCGCCCAACCCGATCGCTGCCGGTACCTTGATCGTGCCGCCTGCCATTACTGCACTGGATGGCCCCGGATCGGAAGGCTTGGGTTTGCGGCAAAGTTATACGGTGACGCTGATTAAAGGGAAGGGCGCCAATCGGCAAGTTATCGATCTGACCAACCAGCAAAAGCTCTATGCAGTGCCTTCCAACGTCGGACCGCGCACCATGCCCAACTATCAAAATCTGGCCAGCCAGGGAATTTATGATTTAGGCGGCGGCGTTAGCGTGTTTGCCGGCACCGTCGACGATCCGTTTTACATTGATTTGGGTGCGACTTTCGATACGTTTAATTTTAGGGCTGGCGCGTCCGGCGTCGGTGTGCCGGGAGTGTTTGCCGAGAACCAAAATGATGCGGAAAACCAAAACTTTGCGTCCGACGATGTGGCCGGTTACAACGTCAATTCCATCGCTATCGAATTGCCTATCGCCATGCTCACTCAGGACGGCAAGCAACATACCGCCGGCGAGGCCTTGGCGGTGATCGGCACTTATGCCACCACTTCGCGGCCTCGCACCAAAGCTTATGCAGACAGACCAGGCGGCAAGCCTAAACTCGCCAATGCCTATGTGCAGATTCAGCGCATGGGTAATCCCTTGGTCAATGAGGTGTTAATCGGTACCGGCGACAAAGACCGGTTCAGTATGAGCGAACCCAAGGACGACGCTAGTTTTGCCGGTTATGTGTTGGATCCGTTATTGGCCAGAGTCGTCAACGCCGCATACGGCGGTGCGGTGCCGATTCCGGCGCCGCCCAGGGTAAATCCGGCCAACCCCAGTTTCGATCTCGGTCCCTTGGTGTTTTATGCCGCGCCGATTTGCCCAGGTTGTTCTCCGTCACAACGCGGGCCGGTCGCCGATTTGTTGCGTTTAAACACCGGCATCGGCCCCGCGCCTGTCAGCGCCCGCAAACGCATGGCATTTCTGGCGGGCGATAGCGCCGGTTTTCCCAATGGTCGGCGGGTGTCCGACGACGTCACCGACATTGCCGCGCAAGCGGTGGTTGGTGTTTTGAATCCGGCATTCAACAGCTTTCCGAATAACCGGGTGGCCGACGGCGTCAACACCAACGACAGAACTTATCAGGAAGTGTTTCCGTATGTCGCTTTTGCCAATAGCGGCCGGCAAAGCCGTCATGTCGATCCTGGCGAATCCGGTTGTTTCGATGCCGTTTCCTTGGCTATGGGTAGTTGTCCAAATAACTAG
- a CDS encoding biotin/lipoyl-binding protein: protein MENSQNDSPGLSLKNRILLGRIIGIAIVLGAVASGALVWHINYQNPRTNDAMVRANIVGIAPEVSGRIVELHVEDNQYVKQGDLLYVIDPRPYQARLDKAKAELLLAEKEVDSRRASSGSAEIAIERLEHQRAAANAEVKKIEAEDEYLHNYLERLEPLADKQYVTTDQIKQARSRYAASRAELADAKAKELSARSAIEEAKSDSRRAVSLVAQVGDVNARIEAARALVTAAELDLEYCYVRAPFNAYVTNLNTREGEYAKAGTQMFALVDDRQWYVIADFKETYLQSIKPGQEAEVFLVAYPGKRFRGVVTGIGWANSPDNIKQHGVLPEVDRTLNWVILASRFPVRIEIKEHDPEHPLRMGMTAFVTVLKATTDAAGTALPPS from the coding sequence ATGGAAAACAGTCAAAACGATAGCCCAGGGTTAAGCCTGAAAAACCGGATATTGCTCGGCCGCATCATTGGCATAGCCATCGTGCTGGGCGCGGTGGCAAGCGGCGCGCTGGTTTGGCATATCAACTATCAAAATCCCCGCACCAACGACGCGATGGTGCGGGCCAATATCGTCGGCATCGCCCCGGAAGTCAGCGGCCGTATAGTGGAATTGCATGTCGAGGATAACCAATACGTCAAACAGGGCGACTTGCTGTACGTGATCGACCCGCGCCCGTATCAGGCCAGATTGGATAAAGCCAAGGCTGAATTGCTGCTGGCGGAAAAAGAGGTGGATTCCCGGCGTGCCTCCAGCGGTTCCGCGGAAATCGCCATCGAACGCCTGGAACACCAGCGCGCCGCCGCCAATGCCGAAGTCAAAAAAATCGAGGCGGAAGACGAATATCTGCATAACTATCTGGAACGGCTGGAACCCTTGGCGGATAAGCAATATGTCACCACCGACCAGATCAAACAGGCGCGCTCGCGTTATGCGGCTTCGCGCGCCGAATTGGCGGATGCGAAAGCCAAAGAACTGTCGGCTCGTAGTGCCATCGAGGAAGCCAAGAGCGATAGCCGGCGAGCGGTATCGTTAGTCGCCCAGGTCGGCGACGTCAATGCCCGCATCGAAGCCGCCAGAGCCCTGGTCACCGCCGCCGAGCTCGATCTGGAATACTGTTACGTGCGAGCGCCTTTCAATGCCTACGTCACCAATTTGAATACCCGCGAAGGCGAATACGCCAAGGCCGGTACGCAAATGTTCGCTTTGGTCGATGACCGCCAGTGGTATGTGATCGCCGACTTCAAGGAAACTTATTTGCAGTCTATCAAACCCGGCCAGGAAGCCGAGGTGTTTCTGGTTGCTTATCCGGGCAAGCGCTTTCGCGGGGTGGTGACCGGAATCGGCTGGGCCAATTCGCCCGACAATATCAAACAGCATGGCGTGTTGCCGGAAGTGGATCGCACGCTGAACTGGGTCATTCTGGCTTCGCGTTTTCCGGTAAGAATCGAGATTAAAGAGCACGACCCCGAGCATCCGCTCCGTATGGGCATGACCGCGTTTGTGACGGTACTGAAAGCCACTACCGACGCAGCCGGTACAGCTCTGCCGCCGTCATGA
- a CDS encoding YtcA family lipoprotein → MMNSNEYRNLYTFEVKLTMISGPLLKWASKNKNTSFSSREKVGMRELKSITYPPHPSPLPEGEGMFRGSLKTFFPASLSFFLTACDPLLSLQGSFWPAWIICILSGLFASMLLMWQLVHYRLAPHLGPPLLIAPSLWALCTFVIWLVFYAA, encoded by the coding sequence ATGATGAATTCTAACGAGTACCGAAATCTTTATACGTTTGAAGTGAAGCTCACAATGATCTCCGGGCCATTACTTAAGTGGGCCTCTAAAAATAAAAACACCTCCTTCTCCTCACGGGAGAAGGTTGGGATGAGGGAATTAAAATCAATTACTTACCCCCCTCACCCTAGCCCTCTCCCTGAGGGCGAGGGAATGTTTAGAGGTTCCCTTAAAACGTTTTTCCCGGCGAGTCTCTCGTTTTTTCTGACCGCGTGTGATCCGCTGCTCAGTCTGCAAGGCTCGTTCTGGCCGGCCTGGATCATCTGCATCCTCAGTGGGCTTTTCGCCAGCATGCTGCTGATGTGGCAACTGGTGCACTATCGCCTGGCGCCCCATTTGGGACCGCCGCTGCTGATCGCGCCCAGCCTGTGGGCCTTATGCACCTTTGTCATCTGGTTGGTGTTTTATGCAGCATGA
- a CDS encoding FUSC family protein: MTRGDSRTGSSTQSKPNQLWFGTSLGQFLTAELKDTPARRVAALRLFVVTLTIALVSQTLHIPPLGAISILICLSYDAYANAGQSLAFGIRQLGYLIVTTLVSVLTLMLAGNDPWLLLPLSFVILALSLFHARLIAWHTGIALWYSVAVLYSPNTPDENIYHALWNIPIIGVLALGTWTVVHLTIKPQDPLKLLKAEIATQLAAVEYIFSARLADAGAYSPRPDASMHAAAGSLGKLLGLLANAELIHPGLHERHPTYRALLLEIDGLRQLADWLNQVLAAEYRAQPLTPEKLNVYQALQTACAKLRQGLAESRDVSADVTGLLNEEVLQAYARESNPSLLTALWRALQRIAGLMQALHQTVDVDSKDIDQEAGDKPENSWLPACLGYEFWASHADSVQFGIKFSLGAILCMLIVESLDWPDINTAIPTCLVAAQTSLGADYRLSLLRVTGAAVGGICAYFYVLVFQSQLDTVVGFAFSTAPFWALAAWITAGSERIAYLGRQLGFSFALFVLHDFGQVTDLYLPRDRVIGILLGLIVMGVIDYALWPRRSTVLARHHSIAALRTLANFTSRLPDVSLLFTYTLPLRLAAEKQLAAAQDLLAHAVLEPDARLVEKVHERAALRAIVRDAGHLSGLLQVRKRYRLLSGQRFSHFPDELQQLSRAFDAALTTALEYTASLLQGEPAGKPVELAGHQARLKQSYTDHHGIDNLADDLAVEWELRFMLDEQIVTLIARIETAGLAASSYTQKSAPDLDQQ, from the coding sequence ATGACCCGAGGCGACAGCCGGACTGGTTCAAGCACACAGTCAAAACCCAACCAGCTTTGGTTTGGCACCAGCCTGGGGCAATTCCTGACCGCCGAACTCAAAGATACACCGGCACGGCGCGTCGCAGCCCTGCGTTTATTCGTCGTCACCCTGACAATCGCACTCGTCAGCCAAACCTTGCACATCCCGCCGCTGGGGGCAATTTCCATCTTGATTTGCCTAAGCTACGACGCTTACGCCAATGCCGGCCAATCCCTGGCATTTGGCATACGCCAGCTCGGTTACCTGATAGTCACGACCTTGGTATCGGTATTGACGCTGATGCTGGCCGGCAACGACCCTTGGTTATTGTTGCCGCTGTCGTTCGTCATCTTGGCCTTGTCGCTGTTCCACGCCAGGCTGATCGCTTGGCATACGGGCATTGCGTTATGGTATTCGGTAGCGGTGCTGTACAGCCCCAACACGCCCGATGAAAATATTTACCATGCCTTATGGAACATCCCGATCATTGGCGTATTGGCGCTGGGAACCTGGACGGTCGTGCACCTGACCATCAAACCGCAAGACCCGCTGAAACTGTTAAAAGCCGAGATTGCCACGCAGTTGGCAGCGGTGGAATACATCTTCAGCGCCCGTCTGGCCGATGCCGGCGCGTATAGCCCCAGACCTGACGCCAGCATGCATGCCGCTGCCGGCAGCCTCGGCAAACTACTGGGTTTGCTGGCGAATGCCGAATTGATCCATCCCGGTTTGCACGAACGCCACCCGACTTACCGGGCACTGCTGTTGGAAATCGACGGTCTGCGGCAGTTGGCGGATTGGCTGAATCAGGTGTTGGCCGCGGAATATCGCGCCCAGCCGCTGACGCCGGAAAAATTAAATGTTTATCAGGCCTTACAAACCGCCTGCGCCAAGTTGCGGCAAGGCTTGGCGGAATCGCGCGATGTATCCGCAGACGTCACGGGCTTGTTAAACGAGGAAGTGTTGCAAGCTTATGCCCGAGAATCCAATCCTTCGCTGTTAACCGCCTTGTGGCGAGCCTTGCAACGCATTGCCGGTTTGATGCAGGCATTACATCAAACCGTAGATGTGGACAGTAAGGACATCGACCAGGAAGCCGGCGATAAGCCTGAAAATAGCTGGCTGCCGGCCTGTTTGGGTTACGAGTTTTGGGCTAGCCATGCCGATAGCGTGCAATTCGGTATCAAATTCTCGTTGGGCGCGATCCTGTGCATGCTGATCGTGGAAAGCCTGGACTGGCCCGACATCAACACCGCGATTCCCACCTGTCTGGTCGCGGCGCAAACCAGTCTCGGCGCCGACTACCGGCTCTCGCTGTTGCGGGTGACGGGCGCTGCTGTCGGCGGCATCTGCGCCTATTTTTACGTATTGGTCTTTCAATCTCAGCTCGATACCGTGGTCGGCTTTGCCTTCTCCACAGCGCCATTCTGGGCGTTGGCGGCCTGGATTACCGCCGGCAGCGAACGCATCGCCTACCTGGGCCGGCAGCTGGGGTTTTCGTTTGCGTTGTTTGTGCTGCACGATTTCGGTCAAGTCACCGATCTGTATCTGCCGCGCGACCGGGTCATCGGCATTTTGCTCGGACTGATCGTAATGGGCGTTATCGATTACGCGCTATGGCCGCGGCGCTCGACAGTGCTAGCGCGCCATCACAGCATTGCGGCGTTACGCACCCTTGCCAATTTCACCAGCCGCTTACCCGATGTCAGCCTGCTGTTTACTTACACCTTACCCTTACGGCTAGCGGCGGAAAAACAGCTGGCCGCCGCTCAAGACTTGTTGGCGCATGCGGTATTGGAACCGGATGCGCGCCTAGTCGAAAAAGTGCATGAACGGGCAGCATTGCGGGCTATTGTCAGGGACGCCGGCCATTTATCCGGTTTGTTACAAGTCCGCAAACGCTACCGTTTACTCAGCGGCCAGCGCTTCAGTCATTTTCCCGACGAATTGCAACAACTCAGCCGGGCCTTCGATGCCGCGCTGACAACCGCCCTGGAATATACCGCCAGCCTCCTGCAAGGCGAACCAGCTGGTAAACCGGTCGAGCTAGCCGGGCATCAAGCGCGTCTAAAGCAAAGTTATACCGATCATCATGGTATCGACAATCTGGCCGACGATTTGGCGGTGGAATGGGAGCTACGCTTTATGTTGGATGAGCAAATTGTGACGCTGATAGCTCGCATCGAAACAGCGGGGCTGGCCGCCAGCTCATATACGCAAAAGTCCGCGCCGGACCTTGATCAGCAATAA
- a CDS encoding MarR family winged helix-turn-helix transcriptional regulator yields the protein MSSDSTFPTVLRQLLRTHQAFLSYAARHVHRLELTLPQYDVIITLGKTAGMQPKKLGEETLITKGTLTGVVSRLEDKGLVERSASKKDGRSQIIRLTDAGRAVYEQTFPEHLAHIGRLFDDYAPEDIAKLEADLQRLHEAVIAARGNHIEQLDDEF from the coding sequence ATGTCCTCAGACTCTACCTTTCCAACCGTTTTGCGACAGTTACTCCGCACCCATCAAGCCTTTTTGTCTTATGCCGCAAGGCACGTTCACCGGCTTGAATTAACCTTGCCGCAATACGATGTCATCATCACGCTGGGCAAAACCGCCGGCATGCAGCCCAAGAAACTTGGCGAAGAAACTTTGATTACCAAAGGCACGCTCACCGGCGTAGTCAGCCGCTTGGAGGACAAGGGCCTGGTGGAAAGGTCGGCGTCAAAAAAAGACGGCCGCAGCCAGATCATCCGCCTGACCGATGCGGGCCGCGCCGTATACGAACAGACTTTCCCCGAGCATCTGGCCCATATCGGCCGCCTGTTCGACGATTACGCGCCCGAGGACATCGCAAAGCTGGAGGCGGATTTGCAGAGACTGCATGAAGCGGTCATCGCCGCTCGCGGCAATCATATCGAACAACTCGATGATGAATTCTAA
- a CDS encoding HupE/UreJ family protein — MIWAGLIMVLLLTASFSAFAHKASDSYMTVQVDGQQISGQWDIALRDLDYALGLDGNDDGNITWAELRNSRDVVYAYALSRLQMTTAKQVCSLQAGDLRVDEHSDGHYAVLDFQAICPSASAPLSIDYRLLFDLDPQHRGLISVKHAAKTDTAIFSPDQQRSEFVRDANYAGWRTVARFGYAGLWHIWIGFDHILFLLSLLLPAALAWEQRTWQPKPGFRPVFMDVLGVVTAFTLAHSLTLSLTVLQYICLPSRWVESAIAASVALAALNNIYPLLVKRRTWFAFAFGLIHGMGIASVLLDMGLPDTQRLLPLLGFNLGVEAGQLAIVGAVLPLIVGFSRYRYYPLLVMKTGSASIVTVALVWLAERSLDFQMNIF, encoded by the coding sequence ATGATTTGGGCCGGTTTGATCATGGTCTTGCTGCTGACAGCAAGTTTTAGCGCTTTTGCCCATAAGGCCAGCGATAGTTACATGACGGTGCAGGTTGACGGGCAGCAAATCTCCGGGCAATGGGATATTGCCTTGCGCGACCTGGATTACGCCCTGGGTTTGGATGGCAACGACGACGGTAATATTACCTGGGCCGAGTTGCGAAATAGTCGGGATGTTGTGTATGCCTATGCGCTGAGTCGTTTGCAAATGACGACGGCTAAGCAAGTTTGTTCGCTGCAAGCAGGAGATTTACGAGTGGACGAACACAGCGATGGCCATTATGCCGTATTAGATTTCCAGGCGATTTGTCCGTCTGCGTCCGCGCCGTTGTCCATAGACTATCGCTTGCTTTTCGATCTCGACCCGCAGCATCGCGGGCTGATAAGCGTCAAGCATGCCGCTAAAACCGACACCGCGATCTTTAGTCCTGACCAGCAACGTAGCGAATTTGTGCGGGACGCAAATTATGCCGGGTGGCGGACCGTGGCGCGATTCGGCTACGCCGGGCTATGGCATATCTGGATCGGCTTTGACCATATTCTATTTTTGTTAAGTCTGTTGCTGCCGGCGGCTTTGGCGTGGGAGCAGCGAACTTGGCAGCCAAAACCAGGCTTCAGACCAGTGTTTATGGACGTGCTGGGCGTAGTCACCGCTTTTACCTTGGCGCATTCCTTAACCTTGAGCCTGACCGTGTTGCAATACATTTGTCTGCCATCCCGCTGGGTAGAGTCGGCGATTGCTGCGTCGGTGGCGTTGGCGGCGCTGAATAATATTTATCCGCTGTTGGTAAAACGCCGCACCTGGTTTGCCTTTGCTTTCGGCTTGATCCACGGCATGGGCATTGCCAGCGTGTTGCTAGATATGGGCTTGCCGGACACGCAGCGGTTGTTACCGCTATTGGGTTTTAATTTGGGCGTGGAAGCAGGGCAGTTGGCGATTGTCGGCGCGGTTTTGCCTCTGATAGTGGGCTTTAGCCGCTATCGCTATTATCCGCTGCTGGTCATGAAAACCGGTTCCGCTTCCATCGTCACCGTGGCTTTGGTTTGGCTAGCGGAACGGAGTCTGGATTTTCAGATGAACATATTTTGA
- a CDS encoding cupin domain-containing protein: MTDKLPSLDGTDANDLQQLETLLADGLAPIPVAGARRTVLRQGLMAQVTTSLAKQAGLLTVRAGHGTWQTLKAGIRVKPLWDGGGQGHSVLIEFAPGASLIPHRHNCLEEGIVLRGDLQMDDLRLGPLDYHASPAGSRHGGISSTNGALAYLRGTSLGDNREVLREVLGGLLPFGKTESFSVFTKQIDDWQEIAPGVWKKPLWQDGERESGFYRLEAGAKCPAHGHRLEEECMMLDGDLFIDDLLLRAGDYQLAPAGSAHREVYTDVGATLFVRGGRDY; this comes from the coding sequence ATGACAGACAAACTCCCATCTTTGGATGGCACAGACGCCAACGACTTGCAGCAGCTTGAAACGCTGCTGGCCGACGGTTTGGCGCCGATTCCGGTTGCCGGCGCACGCCGCACGGTGCTGCGCCAAGGCCTGATGGCGCAAGTCACGACCAGCCTTGCCAAACAGGCCGGCTTACTCACCGTGCGCGCCGGACACGGCACCTGGCAAACCCTGAAGGCCGGCATCCGCGTCAAACCACTATGGGACGGCGGCGGGCAAGGCCATTCGGTGTTGATCGAATTCGCCCCCGGCGCCAGTCTGATACCGCATCGACACAACTGTCTGGAAGAAGGCATCGTGCTGCGCGGCGATTTGCAAATGGACGACTTGCGGCTCGGCCCCTTGGATTACCACGCCTCGCCAGCCGGCAGCCGGCACGGCGGGATAAGTTCGACGAATGGCGCGCTGGCCTATTTGCGCGGTACGTCGCTGGGCGATAACCGCGAGGTATTACGGGAAGTGTTGGGCGGTCTGCTGCCGTTTGGCAAGACTGAGTCGTTTAGCGTGTTTACCAAGCAAATAGACGACTGGCAGGAAATAGCCCCCGGCGTCTGGAAAAAACCGCTGTGGCAGGACGGGGAACGCGAATCCGGTTTTTACCGCCTGGAAGCCGGCGCCAAATGCCCGGCACACGGCCATCGGCTGGAAGAGGAATGCATGATGCTGGACGGCGATTTGTTTATCGACGACCTCTTGCTGCGCGCCGGCGACTACCAATTGGCGCCGGCCGGCAGCGCGCACCGCGAGGTGTATACCGACGTTGGTGCGACGCTGTTCGTGCGCGGCGGCAGAGATTACTGA
- a CDS encoding sigma-70 family RNA polymerase sigma factor: MTDSDSDDDQNRQLATTADEALLREWIADIVDQDQAALGRLYDSLVDQVYGLALRITRRSQCAEEVVQDTFWQIWRQAPRFDAERGSVKAWVMTMARSRALDALRQLDGNLSELEPEALVLIEAPADQMPPDLLSAVQQGHRVQTALAALEPLPRQLLSLAFFRGLSHDEIAVCSGLPLGTVKSHIRRALQTMQQLLTADAGEVN, encoded by the coding sequence ATGACGGATAGCGATTCGGACGACGACCAGAACCGACAGCTGGCAACGACCGCCGACGAAGCCTTACTGAGGGAATGGATCGCCGACATCGTGGATCAGGATCAAGCCGCGCTGGGGCGCTTATACGATAGCCTGGTCGATCAGGTCTACGGTTTGGCACTACGCATCACCCGGCGGTCGCAGTGTGCCGAAGAAGTGGTGCAAGACACGTTCTGGCAGATTTGGCGGCAGGCGCCGCGCTTCGATGCCGAACGCGGTTCGGTAAAAGCCTGGGTGATGACGATGGCTCGCAGCCGGGCACTGGACGCCTTGCGGCAACTGGACGGCAATCTAAGCGAGCTGGAACCGGAGGCTCTGGTGTTGATTGAAGCCCCAGCCGACCAAATGCCGCCGGATTTACTATCGGCAGTGCAGCAAGGCCATCGCGTGCAAACGGCCCTGGCGGCTTTGGAGCCCTTGCCCCGGCAATTGCTGTCGTTGGCGTTTTTCCGGGGTTTGAGCCACGACGAAATCGCCGTTTGCAGCGGTTTGCCCTTGGGTACCGTGAAATCGCATATCCGCCGGGCGCTACAGACGATGCAACAATTATTGACAGCCGATGCCGGCGAGGTTAACTGA
- a CDS encoding DVUA0089 family protein: protein MKKLFPVALLGVCLTAATAVEAADFQFNGNFANDNDKLSFAFSLGSPGTVTLFTSSWLGGGFDPILTLWDGLGNQLAEQDDGGLGGSQLSNGVNFNYGEFDSYLAINLVAGNYLATLTQYDNFSVSAALADGFLRDADPQFTAAFGCSNGRFCEGSLTDSNGDPVEPNRTAAWDLHILNVANAQIVSVPEPPTLMLLSLSGLFLLGGRLGKARSAPRTDAEAASPVRLA, encoded by the coding sequence ATGAAAAAGCTATTTCCGGTTGCGTTGTTGGGCGTCTGCCTGACTGCAGCGACAGCGGTTGAGGCCGCGGACTTTCAATTTAACGGCAACTTTGCCAACGATAACGATAAGCTGAGCTTTGCCTTTTCGCTCGGCTCGCCCGGCACGGTGACCTTGTTTACCTCATCCTGGCTAGGCGGCGGTTTCGATCCGATTTTGACGTTGTGGGACGGCTTAGGCAACCAATTGGCCGAGCAAGACGACGGCGGCTTGGGCGGCAGCCAATTGTCGAACGGGGTTAATTTCAATTACGGCGAATTCGACAGCTATTTAGCTATCAACCTGGTCGCCGGGAATTACCTGGCAACCTTGACTCAATACGACAACTTTTCGGTAAGTGCCGCGCTGGCCGACGGATTTTTACGGGATGCCGATCCGCAATTTACCGCCGCCTTCGGTTGTTCGAACGGTCGGTTTTGCGAGGGATCTTTAACCGATAGCAATGGCGATCCGGTGGAACCGAATCGCACGGCGGCTTGGGATCTACATATTCTCAATGTTGCTAATGCCCAGATTGTCAGTGTGCCGGAACCGCCCACCCTAATGCTGCTGAGTTTGTCCGGCTTGTTTTTGCTCGGTGGCCGGCTGGGAAAGGCTAGATCCGCACCGCGAACCGACGCGGAAGCGGCCAGTCCGGTGCGTTTGGCATAA